CTGGATTTGGCAGTCGCAGGTGTCGCCCTGCCGGGGCATTTTGTCGTGCGATTCGAACCCACGGACGGGTCCTCAGAAAACCAAATCATCGATGTGTTTGACCGGGGGCGGCGGCTCACGCGGCCGGAGGCAGAAAAGATCATCACGTCCCGTGGACTGCCACTGGAGCCGGAATATTTTGCGTCCAGGACCCCCACGGAAATCATCGTTCGAATGCTGCACAATCTGCTGAATCTGGCAGAAGCAGATCGAAACAATTCAGACGTGCTCAGGTATCTCGAAACTCTCGTTCTGCTTGATCCTGGTGACCTGGAATCTCGAGTGAAACGGCTGGAAATCAGAGCTCGCACAGGTCGCATCACTGAAGCAATCGAAGATATCGACTGGCTGATTGAACAACCAATTCCCTCGCTTAACAAGGATGGGCTGTATCAGTATCGCGCCCAGCTACAACAGCGATTGCCGACTCCCTGATGCCAGCCCGGGCCGGGATTTGACAGGGGCGTTCTTGCGGCTGAATTCAATGCGTATTTCAGTCAGTCCCGCTGGCCATGGTTTTGCGGGAGTCACCGGGAATTTCAAGTGTCTCACGACTCCCGTTTCAACAGTGTTGTCGTACTCAGGTGTGCAGGTCCATGTGCCGCAAGGCCAGTGAATCATCGGACGAACGGATTGCCGCCTGGTGTTCCTGTGGCAGATTCAAACCAGAGCAGAACGAGTTCTAGATTTCCGCCCGGACATCGCAGTTTGACACTCGCTGACACTCTTTCCGCGGCAGCAGTTTTTCTTTGATACTCTGGACAATGGCCAGTGAGTAGCGTCCGGGAATCAGATCGACTTTCGTCGCATGAATCGCATGATTCTGCTCGTCATAGAATTCACCGGTGTTTCGCAGAGCAAAGCGGATTTCGGGCCAGTCTGACAGAAAGTCCGTCATGGCCCGACCTTCTGAAGTTCGGTTGCGTCCGCTGTTTTGATTCAGGTGGAGAACAACAGAGCAGTCATTATCCAGAACAATCAGATCTGACGTCGAACGCAGGCGTTCTCGCATTTCATTTTCAATCAGTCGATCGAGTGAGGTTTCGATGCGGACAAAGCCAAACAGATGCTCCGATTTCTGGTCGAACACTGGCACTCCTGCGGACAACATGCTGACTTTTTGTTGCCGTTTGGGTGGCGTTGTCGGCCCACTGGCGCAATCGTTTGACAGTGCAACGTGGACTTCAAACGGATTCAGATTGAGTGCGGTCTGCATACAATCCGTGAGAGGCCCTGATCCAAGGCGGCTGCCTGGAATAGCACGCACGGTACTGAAGTCAGACGCAAGGCGTTCCACACGAACCAGTTCCCGCCATTCTTCTTCCTGAACCTGACAGAATGAAACGGAAGCAAAATCAGTGTTCGCGTGCAGAAGACCCTGAAAGATCTGGGATAATCGTTCACGCCACGCCTGCATTCCGGATGCTGAGCCGGCAACCAGCGCGTCGATCATTTCCTGAATGGGTGGTATGCCCGCCATGAAGCGTACATTTCGCTCCAGATCCCGAACTGTCGACTGCAGGCTCGTCTTCAGTTCTCGACCTTCACTTCGGGCATTGCTGTATTGTTCTCGCTGTTCGCTTCTTCCGGCCACCCAGCGCTGCACTGCTTCAGCCAGTTCCAGTGCCGACTGATACCGTGAATGCGGATGCTGCTCCATCGCTCGCATACAGATTGTTTCCAGACCAGCAGGCACGGCAGGCCGAACAGATTCGGGTGAGGGACTTGGCTGAGTTGGTATCTGTTTCAGCATTTCCTGAATGCCGATGTGTTTTCCATCCGCCTGAGTCACCGCCTGGTGAGGGGCCTGACCGGTCAGCATGGCAAAAAGGATTGCACCCAGTCCGTAGACGTCCGTCCGTTCGTCGATACGGTCCTGATCGCCCATGGCCTGTTCCGGGGCCATGTAAAGTGGCGTCCCAATCACTTCTCCCGCCAGGGTCCGACCGAAGTCATGGTCCTGACTGATCGGGATCAGCGGAGCCCCCATGGAGGTTTCAAAATCCGAAGAAACGCGTGCCAGTCCCCAATCCAGAACAATCACCTGACCAAAACTATCCAGAGCAACGTTTTCCGGTTTCAGGTCACGATGAATCACGCCTCGACTGTGGGCGTATGCAATCGCCTGGCAGGCGGAGATGAACGTCGTCAGCAGGTAGTGCTGGTCCATCGAAACGTCTTTTCCCGCAGCAAGACGCTGGTGGTATTCCTCGATCGCGTTCACGAGGGTCCGTTTACCGACGAACCGCATCGCGTAGAATGGCTGACCGGTACGGGTATCTGTTCCGAACTGGTAGAGCGGAACGACGCTGGGGTGTTCCAGGTGTCCGGTGATCTGGGCTTCCCGGTGAAATCGTTGCCAGGCCCGAGGGTTTTCCGCAGCTTCGGCGTTCATCTCCTTCACAGCAACCACTCGACGGAGCTGTTCGTCCCGTGCCAGCCAAACTGTTCCCAAACCACCTTCTCCCAGCTGTCTTATGAACTCGAAGCTGGAAGTCATGATTCGGCTGGATGGAGGAGGTGCTTCGACTTCCGGCAACGTCCTTCCATCGTAGCCGACAGTACGAACCAGACTGGCGCCGGTGCTGGTATTTCCGGTTCGGCTGCGTTTCATTTGTTCAAGTGCCATCGAACGCTTCATACGAATTCTGGCGTCCGATGAAAGTCCTGGCAGAACGGAACTGGCTTCGTCGCTGCCTGATTTTCTGCCGATGTCAGAAACTGAATCCTGTATCAAACTCGAAAGGCGTGCGAAGTTGCGCAGTTGTTCACTGCGTTCGACTCCGGCGACCAGCCGCCCTGACTGATCTACCGACAATTCGCCGGACAACGACCGCGAAATCAGATCTGAAATCTCACGATCACTTCCCATGATCACTTACCTCCGCACCAGCGTTTAAAGCTTGTTTATTTTCTGATTGCGAGTCCGCAGAATCGTCAAACCACCTTGCACCGACGCATCGTGCAAGGGCGAGCCTTGCGCGATGCATCCGCACCCAGAGGTTGGACGGCGTGATATCCAGTTCACGGCAGATCTGTTCAGATTCCATGTTTTCCATGACACTTAAGACAAACACGTCAGCCTGACCGGCTGGCATATGATTCAGGCAGTTCCTGACCACTTCCCACAGTTCTTTTTGTTCAACTTTTTGATCAGGTAAATCGAAAGCCATCGCTCCGGCTTTCCAGTTACCCTTTCCATCGAACAATTGCTGAGTGGGATCGCTTCCATCGTCAGCAACTCCATCGCGATTAAACCGGGCCCGCATGCGGACATGGTCGATGAGCTTGCGTTTCAGAATTCCCAGCAGCCAGGCCCGTTCCGTCCCACGCCCGTTATAGCGGTCCTGAAAGCGAATTCCCGCAAGAAAAGTTTCCTGCACAACTTCTTCTGATGCATTTGTGTCTCTCAGCCGTGCGAACGCATAGCGGTAGAGGTAGTCGCCATGAAGATCCACCCACTGGTCGGGATCGATCAACAGACTCGCACCGGACCCATGAACGGAATCACTGGACGTACCGTCCTCCTGGATCGCATCGCGATCATTGTCGGATTTAGACTGCTCCCGCACTGCTGACCTCCGCCCGCCACCACGAGCAACAAATCACGAGCTTCACAGCTCGCCTCCTAATCTGTAGCCGTCGATGATTTCAAAGAGTGAACGGCGGCAGTTTAGCAGTCGCGGGGGTGACTTCCCAAGTGTATGGACCGATGGACAACAGGATGGAACCAGAGAATCGATCGTTACGATTCTCAGACTAAAGCTGTGCCGGATTCCTTACGCGACTTTTGAGATTTTGCGTGGCCTGCAGAACCGGCATCGATACTGAGAAGGCCACTGCCCGTTTTTCCGCCATCCGACGGCCGAAGCCAGGTTTGCCGGGAGATTTACCGGGAAACAGGTTCAATTGGCCCTTCAGCCTCGAAACAGCACGCCGGTTGGGTTCCCCGAGATTTCTGGCACCCTGAATCCGTTCTTGCAGCCGTCGCCCATGGTGGTCCAGCAGAATAGACGGTTCTGCCTGAATGGGAATTGTGGAGGAACTCTGTACG
This genomic interval from Planctomycetaceae bacterium contains the following:
- a CDS encoding serine/threonine-protein kinase; this encodes MGSDREISDLISRSLSGELSVDQSGRLVAGVERSEQLRNFARLSSLIQDSVSDIGRKSGSDEASSVLPGLSSDARIRMKRSMALEQMKRSRTGNTSTGASLVRTVGYDGRTLPEVEAPPPSSRIMTSSFEFIRQLGEGGLGTVWLARDEQLRRVVAVKEMNAEAAENPRAWQRFHREAQITGHLEHPSVVPLYQFGTDTRTGQPFYAMRFVGKRTLVNAIEEYHQRLAAGKDVSMDQHYLLTTFISACQAIAYAHSRGVIHRDLKPENVALDSFGQVIVLDWGLARVSSDFETSMGAPLIPISQDHDFGRTLAGEVIGTPLYMAPEQAMGDQDRIDERTDVYGLGAILFAMLTGQAPHQAVTQADGKHIGIQEMLKQIPTQPSPSPESVRPAVPAGLETICMRAMEQHPHSRYQSALELAEAVQRWVAGRSEQREQYSNARSEGRELKTSLQSTVRDLERNVRFMAGIPPIQEMIDALVAGSASGMQAWRERLSQIFQGLLHANTDFASVSFCQVQEEEWRELVRVERLASDFSTVRAIPGSRLGSGPLTDCMQTALNLNPFEVHVALSNDCASGPTTPPKRQQKVSMLSAGVPVFDQKSEHLFGFVRIETSLDRLIENEMRERLRSTSDLIVLDNDCSVVLHLNQNSGRNRTSEGRAMTDFLSDWPEIRFALRNTGEFYDEQNHAIHATKVDLIPGRYSLAIVQSIKEKLLPRKECQRVSNCDVRAEI
- a CDS encoding sigma-70 family RNA polymerase sigma factor; this encodes MREQSKSDNDRDAIQEDGTSSDSVHGSGASLLIDPDQWVDLHGDYLYRYAFARLRDTNASEEVVQETFLAGIRFQDRYNGRGTERAWLLGILKRKLIDHVRMRARFNRDGVADDGSDPTQQLFDGKGNWKAGAMAFDLPDQKVEQKELWEVVRNCLNHMPAGQADVFVLSVMENMESEQICRELDITPSNLWVRMHRARLALARCVGARWFDDSADSQSENKQALNAGAEVSDHGK